TTTCTCCAGCAACTCCTTGCAAAAGTCGTGATTAAGCCCTCGAACCACCTTCTTGGCCCTGGGAATCGAATAAGGGTTCATGCTCATCTCATCGAGTCCAAGGCCCAAAAGTATAGGAACGTAGAGAGGCTCTCCCGCCATCTCCCCGCACAGTGCCACTTCAATTTCATTGGCATGGGCTACATCCACAGTCCTCTTTATCATCCTGAGGACGGCAGGGTGCAAGGGTTCATACAAATAGGATACGTACTCGTTTATCCTGTCTATGGCCAAGGTATATTGTATCAGATCGTTTGTTCCGATGCTGAAAAAATCGACCTCTTTGGCAAGAACATCAGCTATCATACATGTGGACGGCACTTCAATCATAATACCGATCTTTATGTCCGCATTAAAATGGACTCTTTTCCGTTTCAACTCATCCATGCATTCATGGATGACCGCTTTCGCCATCTTCACTTCTTCTACGCCAGAGACCATGGGGATCAGTATTCTAAGCGGTCCATAAGCGCTTGCCATGAGAATGCCCAAAAGCTGAGACTTGAAGAGCGACATCTCTTTGATACAGAGGCGAATCGCACGAAGTCCCATGGCGGGGTTTATTTCCTTGGGGACTTCGATGGATGAAGCGAACTTGTCACCTCCTATGTCCAGCGTCCTGATGGTGATATATTTCAATACTTTATTTTCGGCAAGTTTTCGGTAAATATGGTAATGGTCTATTTCCGAAGGGAGAGTCTTTCTCGACAGGTATATGTACTCAGTCCTGTAAAGCCCTATGCCGGTGGCCCCGTACCGTTCCACAATATCCATCTCGGCTAAGAGCTCTATATTTGCCCCTATTTTGACCTTGAATCCGTCGTACGTTTCCGACTTGAGCTTTGCGAATCGCAAAAAATCGCGACGCTGTAGCTTGAGATGAGCCTGTCTGGCAATATACTCTTTCTGGACCTCTTTGCTGGGGTTGATTATCACTACGCCGGCGTCGCCGTCTATAATGACCGTATCATTGTTTTTCACCAAACTCATTATATCACCCAAACCGACCACTGCCGGTATCTCAAGTGCCCTTGCGACGATTGAAGTATGCGATGTACGACCGCCCACATCGGTAGCAAACCCAGCTATCCGGTTGAGGTTGAATTGTATCGTATCTGCAGGGGAGAGATCATGGGCAACGATGAGGGCCCGTCCTTTAAAACTTTTATGGTACAGGCCCGACTTTTTCCTCTTTACCAGGATCCTCACAAGCCTGTCGTAAATATGCTTGATGTCTTGGCCTCGCTCCCTTAGGTACGGGTCCTCTATTTTTTCGAAACTGGCGAGATACTTGGACACCACCATATCAAGGGCCCATTCGGCATTGACCTTCTTATCCCTGATAGTCCCTGTTACATCGTTTACAAAGGAATTATCCTGAAGAATAAGCATGTAGGCATCGATAATGAACGCGTGCTTTCTCATTTCATCGTCGGATATGGCTTTCTTGATATTGTCAAGTTCCTCTGTGGCCACCTTTATGGCGTTGCAGAACTTTTGAATCTCCCGATCCACATGGTCGTCTCTCACGGAACGCTTGTGCACGGATATTATGCCATGTTCAACGACGTATACGGGGCCTATGGTAATGCCAGACGATGCCCCAACCCCTTTAAGCGTCTTGCTTATAAACACTTCTCTGCTCATTCCTCGTAAAATCCTTCATTAATGAGGACGCCGAGTTCCCGGAACGCATCATCTTCGTCGGACCCGTCCGTACTCAGCCTAATTGTGCTCCCGAGTGGACATGCGAGCATGAGGAGATCCATCATACTCTTGCCGTTCACTTTTTTCCCGTCCTTTTCCATCCAAACATCGGAGGTGAACTCGGTCGCTTTTTTCACGAAGATAGCTGAGGCTCTCGCATGAAGACCCAGTCTGTTTTTTATGGAAAACGTTCCTTCCCGCATAGCTTCCTAAGCCTTTTTGTTCGCCTTTAGCACATCCGTTGCAAGATATATGTTTTTTCGTCCGTAATGGGCGATGAATTGGGCAAGCTCGTTGAGTGATTTGCGTTCGCGGTAGGAAACCAGTTTTATGAGCATGGGCAGATTGACCCCAGTTACTACCTCCACTTTACCATCCTCAAGAAAGGAAAGGCTGATGTTCGACGGTGTGCCTCCGAACATATCCGTAAGGATAATGATTCCCTCTCCTGAATCTGCCTTCTTCAAAGCCTGCGCAACCTTATCTTTCAACTTGTCCACATCGTCATTGGGTAATATATCGACAAACCCGAACTGTTTCTGTTCTCCTACTATTAATTCCGTGGCTGCAACCATCTCGTGCGCGAGATTGAAATGGGCAACTACAATCAGTCCTATCATCTATTCCTCCTCACCTGTCGATATCTCTGTGTGTCGCAGAGACTGTATATCCTGAAGCGGAAAACTGCTTCGCCATGTCCCTGACGATAAATACCGACCTATGTTTCCCGCCGGTGCATCCCAGCCCAATGGTCAGGTAACTCTTGCCTTCCCGCTCAAATAACGGAATCAGATAGGAAAGAAAACCAAAAAACATGCGTGAATACTCTTCGTACAGACTGGTAGAACGTATAAATTCGGCCACATCTTCCGAAAGTCCGGTCTTTTCTCTCAGCTCGTTTACAAAATAAGGATTAGGCAAGAATCGTACATCGAAGACCATGTCTGCCTCAAGGGGTACGCCCTGGGCATAACCGAAGGATAAAAGATTAATCATCATCCCCTGGTAATTCTGCCTATAGGTGTCGATGGCAAGACGCCTCAATTCGTGCGGCGTCATATAGGATGTATCGATTATGCGGTCCGCGCTGTCCTTTATCCAACCCACGAGCTTCCTTTCCTCATTCACCGCATCCTTGATACTCGGTGTCTGGTAAAGAGGGTGAGATCTTCTCGTCACTTTGAAACGATTTATAATTGCATCATTGGAACTGTCGAGAAAGACCACCTCAGCGCTCCATTTTGTCTTGACCTGCTTAAGGATCTCTTTTCCCTCTTCAAAAAACTCTTTTTCTCTGATATCGACTACGAGGGCACATTTCTCGATCTTGTTGCCGGCTTTTTCCGCCAGAGTCAAAAACTCCGTGAGGAGAATCGAAGGAAAGTGATCCACACAGAAATACCCGATATCTTCGAGAGCTCTCAGAAATGTGGTCTTTCCCGAACCTGAAATACCGCTAAGTATTACTATTTTCACCGATTTGCTACTCCTTCTTTATGGACCTCAGAATTTTCTCCTATAGATCAATGGCCGCGTTTACATTCTTAAGTCTTTAGGAATTGCTTGTGACGAGCCAGTTTTATTATGGCTGATACATTTCCTACGGAGCTTACCGGAATCCTGACGAGAGAAAGATCAAGACCAAAGATCTCGCACTTCTCTTCTCTGAAACCCACTCCCTCGTAGTCCACACTATTATCTACCCCAGCCAAAAAATCCCACCCACTAAGTCAATCTTCTTTCTGTCTTTTATCAAAGAGACTCCGACCTTATATCGACAATACCGACACCCCCTATCTCAAAAAGGTTCTTGATCATCTCCAGCGTTTCCCCGTAAAACTCAATCACTCTCATCTTCTTTATTTGCCACATCATCAAACAATGAGCCTGTAACCTCGCATAACAAGATCAAGGTTGCTTTGACTCCAGGACCTGCTGATGATTTACGCCCATTCCCAAAACATCCAT
The genomic region above belongs to Syntrophobacterales bacterium and contains:
- the rapZ gene encoding RNase adapter RapZ, which codes for MKIVILSGISGSGKTTFLRALEDIGYFCVDHFPSILLTEFLTLAEKAGNKIEKCALVVDIREKEFFEEGKEILKQVKTKWSAEVVFLDSSNDAIINRFKVTRRSHPLYQTPSIKDAVNEERKLVGWIKDSADRIIDTSYMTPHELRRLAIDTYRQNYQGMMINLLSFGYAQGVPLEADMVFDVRFLPNPYFVNELREKTGLSEDVAEFIRSTSLYEEYSRMFFGFLSYLIPLFEREGKSYLTIGLGCTGGKHRSVFIVRDMAKQFSASGYTVSATHRDIDR
- a CDS encoding HPr family phosphocarrier protein; the encoded protein is MREGTFSIKNRLGLHARASAIFVKKATEFTSDVWMEKDGKKVNGKSMMDLLMLACPLGSTIRLSTDGSDEDDAFRELGVLINEGFYEE
- the ptsP gene encoding phosphoenolpyruvate--protein phosphotransferase produces the protein MSREVFISKTLKGVGASSGITIGPVYVVEHGIISVHKRSVRDDHVDREIQKFCNAIKVATEELDNIKKAISDDEMRKHAFIIDAYMLILQDNSFVNDVTGTIRDKKVNAEWALDMVVSKYLASFEKIEDPYLRERGQDIKHIYDRLVRILVKRKKSGLYHKSFKGRALIVAHDLSPADTIQFNLNRIAGFATDVGGRTSHTSIVARALEIPAVVGLGDIMSLVKNNDTVIIDGDAGVVIINPSKEVQKEYIARQAHLKLQRRDFLRFAKLKSETYDGFKVKIGANIELLAEMDIVERYGATGIGLYRTEYIYLSRKTLPSEIDHYHIYRKLAENKVLKYITIRTLDIGGDKFASSIEVPKEINPAMGLRAIRLCIKEMSLFKSQLLGILMASAYGPLRILIPMVSGVEEVKMAKAVIHECMDELKRKRVHFNADIKIGIMIEVPSTCMIADVLAKEVDFFSIGTNDLIQYTLAIDRINEYVSYLYEPLHPAVLRMIKRTVDVAHANEIEVALCGEMAGEPLYVPILLGLGLDEMSMNPYSIPRAKKVVRGLNHDFCKELLEKVLAGESAKEGEILLRREMSRLFPEDFARYDLN
- a CDS encoding PTS sugar transporter subunit IIA, with protein sequence MIGLIVVAHFNLAHEMVAATELIVGEQKQFGFVDILPNDDVDKLKDKVAQALKKADSGEGIIILTDMFGGTPSNISLSFLEDGKVEVVTGVNLPMLIKLVSYRERKSLNELAQFIAHYGRKNIYLATDVLKANKKA